From the genome of Bacteroidota bacterium, one region includes:
- a CDS encoding TonB-dependent receptor: MRRIIYLWLCFALPVALQAQTTTGELRVTVTDGEELVEFAYVTLYQEGAVIKTQSTNEKGIATFKPLNAGKYNVRVNYAAQDKTLAGVAVDADNVTEVTISVGLVEVTETVVTHVKKIVDNDKCIGCGRDGLIASPIRSSLSSIANTAPGVFAQDGGAMSMNGARFNSSRILWNGVWINGSNLSGFPTAAIGNASVMLGGFSAEYGDFLGGAISVNTPRPGLLRRSSVEAISSSLFDKYHNNYAEAFFMGPLIVENKGRDSAKVKLGYLLSGNYQYQADRSPSAVGVWRLKEDKLKELEETPLRSSPKGNGFVPSAEFITQKDLEKISANPNTPSQTTSLLGELNYVPNENIQVLFGAKYDYGNFINYNFANNLFNPGNNSQTINHNLLTYVNFNHILKTKENGWITNAFYNVRLDYQGAWSTTQDPEHGTNLFDYGHIGRFKTYSTPAYELVSHTENQKPDTFEVNGQKYYVKNYYRQTGNRPIDTLVTFDRNETHNPLRANYTSLYYDLLGQENINSLTSIRSSGAGLVNGQNPIGIYSNMWNNVGLGVTGYGKSQSEQVGINATGQISTKNHELRFGMYYEQRFQRAWSADANGLWTLMGQLANNGLVLDTENPQLVLDQNGVFRDTVKYGYRQSASQSTFDKRIRAALIAQGAVDNYGKPITENSFIDINSYNPADFKLSMFSADELLNNGNGYVSYYGYDYLGNKTNGSRSINAFTNDILNRPVGAYMPTYAAAFVQDRIQFKGFTMRVGLRAERFDNNMPVLKDPFLLFDAKTAAEVKTIGGTDVKHPESIGNDYTVYVDDARNPTRITGYRSGNTWYNAQGLQINDPATIAEQSKGSTIQPYLSNATQNRVEANAFTDYKPQVQLLPRLYCEFAVTDVARFFASYDVLAQRPTNNFATIAQYYFLPFNSTDIIGNPDLKPQRSTNYELGFRVKLSVNSALALTAAYREQRNLIQLYKYNYAYPVSYTSFANIDFSTIKSFSAQYIMRKNERIEMDASYTLQFADGTGSSAGSQQALVAVGQPNLRTLFPLSFDVRNNIKFNVSYYTRSGDKYTGLKIKGVKVFENMGVVMNLNAFSGLPYTVNQQPTANAQSGAANRSPIKGTPFGARLPWQLQNDLSIFKTIPTVLGRSKDGSKKMGEFRFTLSVNNFINLKNIRAIHPYTGSAETDGWLSSEQGRKAVESAVNAQSFVDLYNTALQNPGYYTMPRRIRLGVSLTF, encoded by the coding sequence ATGAGAAGGATAATTTACCTATGGCTTTGCTTTGCCCTTCCTGTAGCACTACAGGCACAAACTACCACCGGGGAGTTAAGGGTTACTGTAACCGATGGAGAGGAATTAGTGGAGTTTGCTTATGTAACCCTGTACCAAGAAGGAGCGGTTATTAAGACCCAAAGCACCAACGAAAAAGGTATCGCAACTTTTAAACCCCTGAATGCAGGCAAATACAACGTGCGCGTAAACTATGCGGCACAAGATAAAACTTTGGCAGGTGTGGCAGTAGATGCTGATAATGTAACAGAAGTTACAATATCAGTAGGGTTAGTAGAAGTTACAGAAACAGTCGTAACTCATGTTAAAAAAATTGTAGATAATGATAAATGTATAGGTTGCGGACGGGATGGATTAATAGCATCTCCTATAAGGTCTAGTTTATCAAGCATAGCAAATACAGCTCCCGGTGTATTTGCTCAAGATGGCGGGGCAATGTCTATGAACGGAGCTCGTTTTAATTCAAGCCGTATTCTATGGAACGGTGTTTGGATAAACGGTTCAAACCTTTCAGGATTCCCAACTGCAGCCATTGGAAACGCATCCGTAATGTTGGGTGGCTTTTCAGCAGAGTACGGAGATTTTTTGGGCGGTGCTATCAGCGTTAATACCCCTCGTCCGGGGTTATTAAGAAGAAGCTCAGTAGAAGCCATTAGTTCCAGCTTGTTTGATAAATACCATAACAATTATGCAGAAGCCTTTTTTATGGGGCCTTTGATTGTAGAAAACAAAGGTCGCGACAGTGCTAAAGTTAAGTTGGGGTATTTACTATCGGGCAATTACCAATACCAAGCCGATAGGTCACCATCGGCGGTAGGTGTTTGGCGTTTGAAAGAAGACAAACTGAAAGAATTGGAAGAAACCCCTTTACGCTCATCACCTAAAGGAAACGGCTTTGTACCATCGGCAGAGTTTATCACCCAAAAAGATTTGGAAAAAATAAGTGCCAATCCTAACACTCCTTCGCAAACCACCTCACTGTTGGGCGAGTTGAATTATGTACCCAATGAGAACATTCAGGTACTATTTGGTGCCAAGTACGATTACGGCAATTTTATCAACTACAATTTTGCTAACAACCTGTTTAACCCCGGCAACAACTCACAAACCATTAACCACAACCTGCTTACCTATGTAAACTTTAACCACATACTAAAAACAAAAGAAAATGGTTGGATAACCAATGCCTTTTACAATGTTCGCTTAGATTATCAGGGAGCGTGGTCAACAACACAAGACCCTGAGCACGGTACTAATCTGTTTGATTATGGACACATAGGCCGTTTTAAAACATACAGCACCCCTGCGTATGAACTGGTATCGCATACAGAAAACCAGAAGCCGGACACATTTGAGGTAAACGGACAGAAGTACTACGTTAAGAATTACTACCGTCAAACAGGGAACCGCCCCATTGATACATTGGTAACATTTGACCGCAACGAAACACACAACCCATTGCGTGCCAACTACACCAGCTTGTATTATGATTTACTTGGGCAAGAGAATATAAACTCACTAACCTCTATACGTAGTAGCGGAGCAGGGTTGGTAAACGGTCAAAACCCGATAGGTATATATTCAAACATGTGGAACAACGTGGGGTTGGGAGTAACCGGTTACGGTAAAAGCCAAAGTGAGCAAGTAGGTATTAATGCCACAGGGCAAATAAGCACCAAAAACCACGAGTTACGTTTCGGTATGTATTACGAGCAACGTTTTCAACGTGCTTGGAGTGCTGATGCCAACGGCCTTTGGACATTGATGGGTCAATTGGCCAACAACGGCTTGGTGTTAGATACTGAAAATCCCCAACTGGTGTTAGACCAAAACGGGGTGTTTAGAGACACCGTTAAATACGGCTATCGTCAATCAGCATCACAGTCAACCTTTGATAAGCGCATCAGAGCAGCACTGATAGCACAAGGTGCCGTAGATAATTATGGCAAACCCATTACTGAAAACTCGTTTATCGATATCAACTCATACAATCCTGCCGATTTTAAACTTTCGATGTTTAGTGCTGATGAGTTGCTAAACAACGGTAACGGGTATGTAAGTTATTACGGGTATGATTACTTGGGTAACAAAACCAATGGCTCACGAAGTATCAATGCTTTTACTAATGATATTTTAAATCGCCCCGTGGGTGCTTATATGCCTACTTATGCTGCTGCATTTGTGCAAGACAGGATACAGTTTAAAGGTTTTACCATGCGTGTTGGCTTGCGTGCCGAAAGGTTTGACAACAATATGCCGGTGCTTAAAGACCCATTTTTGTTGTTTGATGCTAAAACAGCAGCCGAGGTGAAAACTATTGGCGGTACAGATGTGAAGCACCCTGAATCAATTGGCAATGATTATACAGTATATGTTGATGATGCCCGCAATCCCACACGCATTACAGGCTACCGCAGCGGTAATACTTGGTACAATGCGCAAGGGTTGCAAATAAATGACCCTGCAACTATTGCCGAGCAATCAAAAGGAAGCACGATACAGCCTTACCTTAGCAATGCTACACAAAATAGGGTAGAGGCTAACGCCTTTACCGATTACAAGCCACAGGTGCAATTATTGCCCCGCTTGTATTGTGAGTTTGCAGTTACGGATGTAGCTCGTTTTTTTGCCAGCTATGATGTGTTGGCACAACGACCTACCAACAACTTTGCTACCATAGCACAATACTATTTCTTACCCTTTAACTCAACCGATATAATAGGTAACCCCGATTTGAAACCTCAACGCAGTACCAACTACGAGTTAGGTTTTAGGGTTAAGTTGTCAGTAAACTCGGCATTGGCACTAACCGCTGCCTATCGCGAGCAACGCAACCTTATACAATTATATAAATACAACTACGCTTACCCGGTAAGCTATACCTCTTTTGCTAACATCGATTTTTCAACTATCAAAAGTTTCTCCGCTCAATACATTATGCGCAAAAACGAGCGGATTGAAATGGACGCATCCTACACGTTACAGTTTGCCGATGGCACAGGGTCATCAGCAGGCTCTCAGCAGGCATTGGTTGCAGTGGGGCAACCAAACCTACGCACACTTTTCCCTCTTAGTTTTGACGTTCGTAACAACATCAAGTTCAACGTCAGCTACTACACCCGTAGTGGAGATAAGTACACAGGACTTAAAATTAAGGGAGTTAAGGTATTTGAAAACATGGGCGTAGTGATGAACCTGAATGCGTTCTCAGGGTTACCCTACACCGTTAACCAACAACCTACGGCCAACGCACAAAGCGGTGCCGCCAATCGTTCACCTATTAAAGGTACACCCTTTGGCGCCCGTTTGCCTTGGCAACTACAAAACGACTTAAGTATCTTTAAAACCATTCCTACAGTTTTGGGTCGCTCAAAAGACGGCAGCAAAAAAATGGGAGAGTTTAGATTTACGCTGTCAGTAAATAATTTTATCAACCTAAAAAACATACGTGCCATACATCCTTACACCGGCTCAGCAGAAACCGAC
- the murI gene encoding glutamate racemase, producing MEAKKQPIGIFDSGIGGLTVARAIAKLMPNESFIYFGDTAHLPYGDKSAESIKHYSRKIASFLLSHNCKMVVIACNTASATGYQALLPMFADKSLLINVIDPVASHVSQNVKQGKVGIIATKRTVSTRAYSKKIKKTAPTLATAELATPLLAPMIEEGYFNNNISQTIINSYLEKKPLAGIDALVLGCTHYPLIQAQIEKYYQKQKKQVPIIDSASVVAQQVKKVLDDKKLLNPEGPAEYKFFVSDYTTAFESTARIFFEEKIKLEYYPLWQ from the coding sequence GTGGAAGCAAAAAAACAACCCATAGGAATATTCGATTCAGGTATTGGAGGATTAACAGTGGCAAGAGCCATTGCCAAGCTAATGCCCAACGAAAGCTTTATTTATTTTGGTGACACCGCACACTTACCTTACGGTGATAAGTCGGCAGAATCAATAAAGCATTATTCGCGTAAAATAGCGTCGTTCTTGTTATCACATAACTGTAAGATGGTGGTGATAGCTTGTAACACCGCTTCCGCTACGGGGTATCAGGCGTTACTGCCTATGTTTGCTGATAAAAGCCTGCTCATAAATGTTATCGACCCTGTGGCGTCACACGTGTCACAAAATGTAAAGCAGGGTAAAGTGGGCATTATTGCTACTAAACGCACGGTAAGCACCAGAGCCTATTCAAAAAAGATTAAAAAAACAGCCCCAACATTGGCTACCGCAGAGTTAGCCACCCCGTTGCTGGCCCCCATGATAGAAGAAGGCTACTTTAACAACAACATCAGCCAAACAATTATCAATAGTTATCTGGAAAAGAAACCCCTTGCAGGTATTGATGCGTTGGTATTGGGCTGCACCCACTATCCGCTGATACAGGCTCAGATAGAGAAATACTACCAAAAGCAAAAGAAGCAAGTACCTATTATAGATTCGGCTAGTGTGGTGGCCCAGCAAGTAAAAAAGGTGTTGGACGATAAAAAACTCCTTAACCCCGAAGGACCTGCAGAATATAAATTCTTCGTGTCTGACTACACTACTGCATTTGAGAGTACTGCCCGTATTTTCTTCGAAGAAAAAATAAAACTTGAGTATTACCCGCTTTGGCAATAA
- a CDS encoding OmpH family outer membrane protein, whose amino-acid sequence MKNSIKTLALVFGLMICAITANAQSKIAHIHADSLVLLMPESAKADSAIQVEVKKWENMLSKKESELKVLYEKIMKAVNNNNGQEPNDDFFKLDVADYQEGTQKLNQLDQTAKDAVATKRQTVYEPIIAKVRKAIEEVAKEKGYTYVLDASAGGILYSQPSDNLMNDVKKKLGIK is encoded by the coding sequence ATGAAGAACAGTATTAAAACCCTTGCCTTAGTATTTGGTTTGATGATTTGCGCAATCACGGCAAATGCACAATCTAAAATAGCTCACATTCATGCAGATTCATTGGTGTTACTTATGCCCGAATCAGCAAAAGCAGACTCCGCAATACAAGTTGAGGTAAAAAAATGGGAGAATATGCTTTCAAAAAAAGAGTCAGAATTAAAAGTTCTTTATGAAAAAATCATGAAGGCCGTAAATAATAATAATGGTCAAGAACCCAATGATGATTTTTTTAAACTTGATGTTGCAGATTATCAAGAAGGGACTCAAAAGTTAAACCAGCTAGATCAAACGGCTAAAGACGCTGTAGCGACAAAAAGGCAAACCGTTTACGAACCCATTATTGCCAAAGTACGTAAAGCCATCGAAGAAGTTGCTAAAGAAAAGGGCTATACCTATGTGTTAGATGCTAGCGCAGGCGGTATTCTTTACTCACAACCATCAGACAACCTGATGAACGATGTGAAAAAGAAATTGGGCATTAAATAA
- a CDS encoding OmpH family outer membrane protein, with translation MKQIISVIAFLIALPVFGQRFAYVDSEYILNQMPEYKSAQKQLDFLSEQWEKEIEKKKEEIAKLEKNLLAERLVLTDDVIKQRTDEITAKNKELREYQVSKFGVNGELFTKRQELVKPIQDKVFEAIQKVAKDNALDFIFDKSGGVTMLYTNPKYDRSDEVLEALGISPGGEGQGETPEEE, from the coding sequence ATGAAGCAGATAATATCAGTTATAGCATTTTTAATAGCCTTGCCGGTTTTTGGCCAAAGGTTTGCTTATGTAGATAGTGAATACATACTTAACCAAATGCCCGAATACAAATCAGCACAAAAACAGCTTGATTTTCTTTCGGAGCAATGGGAAAAAGAGATTGAAAAGAAAAAAGAAGAGATAGCCAAACTTGAGAAAAACCTTTTAGCAGAGCGTTTAGTGCTAACGGATGATGTTATAAAACAACGCACCGACGAAATAACTGCTAAAAACAAAGAGTTGCGCGAGTATCAGGTGTCAAAGTTTGGAGTTAACGGAGAGTTGTTTACCAAACGCCAAGAATTGGTGAAACCCATTCAAGACAAAGTATTTGAAGCAATACAAAAAGTTGCCAAAGACAACGCCTTGGATTTTATTTTTGATAAATCGGGTGGGGTAACCATGTTGTACACAAATCCCAAATACGACCGCAGCGACGAAGTGCTGGAAGCCCTTGGCATAAGCCCCGGAGGAGAGGGACAAGGTGAAACACCCGAAGAAGAATAA
- the bamA gene encoding outer membrane protein assembly factor BamA, which yields MRYLRIVLLLLLPALLRAQGDTTQTEEYYTMDYQRPQKVVVGGIGIIGVQFLDERILSVLTGLYEGQTISLPGDELTKAIENLWKQKFFVNIQVRLRKMEENKVFIDFYLEERPRLSEIKIRRLKKRHAKNLREDLSIQSGQIVTENVIQRTRSEVLKHFREKGYFNARVEITEVPSPIRKNFVDLQLTVYRGDRIKINDIVFVGNNNVKSSKLRRLFSDTKRKAWWRIFKKSKFIEDTYNEEKLGIVSYYNTLGYRDAVLLSDTIYQHNDKTINIQLTLSEGRKYYFRNISWAGNTKFTSDTLGKMLDIKRGDVYDQSALESKLFMNPRGYDISALYMDDGYLFFSVVPVEVKVENDSIDLEIRIQEGPQATISSVTVTGNSKTSDHVILREIRTRPGQKFSRTDIQRSIRELVALGYFDPEKMDVQPKPNVASGTVDIEYKVEEKSSDQIELSGGFGQGFVVGTLGLTLSNFATKKMFKKGGWDPYPSGDGQRLSIRAQSNGTYYQSYNFSFTEPWFGGKRPNSLSFSAYHSIQQFNSSGTPSKLKISGLSLGLGKRLRWPDDWFTVNYSINYQHYNLSNYTTGIFEFDDGRSNNINFRFLLSRNSTDDYIFPQAGSQFNFSTQLTPPFSKFSGVDYKTATTQEKFKWIEYHKWKFDAMHYTKLAKNLVLASMVRTGFMGFYNRDIGNSPFERFYVGGAGLIGFNLDGRELISMRGYRDNSITPRAVNEDGSSGNYVGATIYNKFTMELRYRVSPNPQATVYVHSFLEAGNSWSRFKDYNPYNLLRSGGVGVRIFLPMFGLLGIDWGYGFDNNPYTPGSNKGQVHFFIGQQL from the coding sequence ATGAGATATTTAAGGATAGTACTACTGTTATTATTGCCTGCACTACTGCGGGCACAAGGCGATACTACACAAACTGAAGAATACTATACAATGGATTACCAGCGTCCGCAAAAAGTTGTGGTAGGTGGTATAGGCATTATAGGCGTTCAGTTTTTGGATGAACGTATCTTATCAGTATTAACAGGGTTGTACGAAGGGCAAACCATATCATTGCCCGGTGATGAGCTTACAAAAGCCATCGAAAACCTTTGGAAACAAAAATTCTTTGTGAACATACAAGTCCGTCTTAGAAAGATGGAAGAAAACAAAGTATTCATTGATTTTTATTTGGAAGAAAGACCCCGTTTAAGCGAGATAAAAATACGCAGGCTAAAAAAGCGCCATGCCAAAAACCTTCGTGAAGATTTGAGCATTCAAAGCGGCCAAATTGTTACCGAAAACGTAATACAGCGTACCCGCAGCGAAGTATTAAAGCACTTTAGAGAGAAAGGGTATTTTAACGCAAGAGTAGAGATTACTGAAGTACCCAGCCCCATCCGCAAAAACTTTGTTGATTTGCAACTAACCGTTTACCGCGGCGATAGGATAAAAATTAACGACATTGTTTTTGTTGGAAACAATAACGTAAAATCATCAAAATTGCGCAGGCTGTTTAGTGACACTAAACGCAAAGCATGGTGGCGTATATTCAAAAAGTCTAAGTTTATAGAAGATACGTATAACGAAGAGAAATTAGGTATTGTAAGTTATTACAACACTTTGGGCTATCGTGATGCTGTTTTGCTTAGCGATACCATCTATCAGCACAACGATAAAACCATCAACATTCAATTAACCCTTAGCGAAGGGCGCAAATACTACTTCCGTAATATTTCATGGGCGGGTAATACCAAATTCACCAGCGATACCTTGGGCAAAATGCTTGATATCAAAAGGGGAGATGTGTACGACCAATCAGCCCTTGAAAGCAAGCTGTTTATGAACCCAAGAGGGTATGATATATCAGCGTTGTATATGGACGACGGATACTTATTCTTCTCAGTAGTACCTGTTGAAGTAAAAGTTGAAAACGACTCTATTGACCTTGAAATCCGTATTCAGGAAGGTCCGCAGGCTACTATCAGTTCGGTAACAGTTACGGGTAATAGCAAGACCAGCGACCACGTTATCTTGCGTGAGATACGTACAAGACCCGGCCAGAAATTCAGCCGTACCGATATACAGCGTTCTATTCGTGAGTTGGTAGCATTGGGCTATTTCGACCCAGAAAAAATGGACGTACAGCCAAAGCCTAATGTTGCTTCCGGTACTGTTGATATTGAGTATAAGGTAGAAGAAAAATCAAGCGACCAGATTGAACTTTCAGGTGGTTTCGGTCAAGGGTTTGTGGTAGGTACCTTAGGGCTTACCTTATCAAACTTTGCCACTAAAAAAATGTTCAAAAAAGGTGGTTGGGATCCATACCCATCAGGTGATGGACAACGTTTGAGCATTCGTGCACAATCAAACGGTACTTACTACCAGTCGTATAACTTCTCGTTTACAGAGCCTTGGTTTGGCGGCAAACGCCCCAATTCACTTTCGTTTAGTGCATACCACTCTATTCAGCAATTCAACAGCTCAGGCACGCCTTCAAAACTTAAAATATCAGGTTTAAGCTTAGGATTAGGCAAACGTTTGCGTTGGCCTGATGATTGGTTCACTGTAAACTATTCTATAAACTACCAGCATTATAACCTTAGCAACTATACCACCGGTATTTTTGAGTTTGACGACGGACGTTCAAACAACATTAACTTCCGTTTCCTGTTGTCGCGTAACTCAACCGATGATTATATATTCCCACAGGCAGGTTCGCAGTTCAACTTCTCAACACAGTTAACGCCGCCATTCTCAAAATTCTCAGGCGTTGATTATAAAACAGCTACTACCCAAGAGAAGTTTAAATGGATTGAATACCATAAGTGGAAGTTTGATGCAATGCACTACACTAAACTGGCTAAAAATCTTGTATTAGCTTCAATGGTGCGCACCGGATTTATGGGCTTTTATAACCGCGATATAGGTAACTCACCCTTCGAACGTTTTTACGTGGGTGGTGCCGGTTTGATAGGCTTTAACCTTGACGGTCGTGAATTGATTTCGATGCGTGGTTACAGGGATAACTCAATTACCCCAAGGGCAGTAAATGAAGATGGTAGTTCAGGCAACTATGTGGGTGCAACTATCTACAATAAATTTACGATGGAGCTTCGTTACCGCGTTTCTCCAAACCCGCAAGCCACCGTGTATGTACACAGTTTCTTAGAAGCAGGTAACAGCTGGTCGCGATTCAAAGATTACAACCCTTACAACCTTTTACGTTCAGGCGGCGTTGGTGTACGTATATTTCTGCCCATGTTCGGCCTGTTAGGTATAGATTGGGGTTACGGGTTTGATAACAACCCATATACACCCGGTTCAAACAAAGGACAAGTACACTTTTTCATAGGTCAGCAATTATAA
- a CDS encoding isoprenyl transferase codes for MLINFATLEKNAHNPMSSAHEINKDKLPSHIAIIMDGNGRWAKGKGKFRIFGHRNGVISVRETTEACAELGVKHLTLYAFSTENWSRPKEEVDALMNLLVDTIEKEIPTLQKNSIRLTAIGDLQSLPKSCLTKLNSAIEETKGNTRMQLVLALSYSAKWDLTNSIRNIAADVKAGKIDVNDINDELIDNYLSTRGIPHPELLIRTSGEQRISNFLLWEIAYSELYFTPVLWPDFRKEDLYEAIIDYQKRERRFGKTGDQLKAG; via the coding sequence ATGTTGATTAACTTTGCAACCCTCGAAAAAAATGCGCATAACCCCATGAGTTCGGCCCATGAAATAAATAAAGATAAGCTGCCTTCGCACATTGCCATCATTATGGATGGTAACGGACGTTGGGCAAAAGGAAAAGGCAAATTCAGAATATTTGGTCACCGCAACGGTGTGATTTCTGTAAGGGAAACAACTGAGGCTTGTGCAGAGTTGGGCGTGAAACACCTTACCCTATATGCGTTTTCTACCGAAAATTGGAGCCGACCCAAAGAAGAAGTGGATGCCTTGATGAACCTGTTGGTGGATACTATTGAAAAAGAAATCCCTACGCTGCAAAAAAACAGCATACGACTAACAGCCATCGGAGATTTACAGTCTTTACCAAAAAGCTGTTTAACAAAATTAAACTCGGCTATTGAAGAAACTAAAGGCAATACCCGTATGCAACTGGTGTTGGCTCTTAGCTACAGTGCCAAATGGGATTTAACAAACAGTATACGCAATATTGCCGCCGATGTAAAGGCCGGTAAAATTGATGTAAACGATATAAACGACGAGTTGATTGATAACTACCTTTCAACACGTGGGATACCCCATCCTGAATTATTGATACGTACCAGCGGTGAACAAAGGATTAGCAACTTCTTATTATGGGAAATTGCCTATTCAGAGTTGTATTTCACCCCTGTATTGTGGCCTGATTTTAGGAAAGAAGACCTTTACGAAGCAATTATAGATTATCAAAAACGTGAACGCAGGTTTGGAAAAACAGGCGACCAGTTAAAAGCAGGATGA
- a CDS encoding outer membrane beta-barrel protein, with translation MILKRFMLLAGLAIAINSAAQRDNVEVGILLGQTNYIGDMTESRFQEMNFAGGLMLRYNPNHNISLRGNVFYGKINGDDANFSSEEKRRRNLDFYSPLFEFSGQFEWNITGFDAMGTKGGKGFSPYIYAGIGIFKFNPKTVLNDTVYELQPKGTEGQGTTPLQSRKKYALTQVAIPFGFGFKIRLAPRFVMGIEYGTRFTFTDYLDDVSLTYVNPAILSAQYGSQSAALANRSGEDKGPYDIINQRGQQRGDNKDRDWYNFLGISLSYTINLHKVKCYQF, from the coding sequence ATGATATTAAAACGGTTTATGCTTTTGGCAGGCTTAGCTATTGCCATTAATTCAGCAGCTCAGAGAGACAACGTAGAAGTAGGTATTTTGTTAGGTCAAACTAACTACATTGGCGACATGACTGAGAGCCGTTTTCAGGAAATGAATTTTGCAGGCGGGCTAATGCTTAGGTACAACCCAAACCACAATATTTCATTGAGAGGAAATGTTTTTTACGGTAAAATAAACGGTGATGATGCAAACTTCTCAAGCGAAGAAAAGCGTAGACGTAATCTAGACTTTTATTCGCCGTTGTTTGAGTTTTCAGGACAGTTTGAGTGGAACATCACCGGCTTTGATGCAATGGGTACAAAAGGTGGCAAAGGCTTTAGCCCATACATATACGCCGGCATAGGTATTTTTAAGTTTAACCCTAAAACAGTACTTAACGATACCGTGTATGAGTTGCAGCCAAAAGGAACCGAAGGACAAGGAACAACCCCTTTGCAAAGCCGTAAAAAATACGCACTTACCCAGGTAGCAATACCATTTGGATTTGGATTTAAAATAAGACTTGCCCCTCGTTTTGTAATGGGTATTGAGTACGGCACCCGCTTTACTTTTACCGATTATCTTGATGATGTGAGTTTAACTTATGTAAACCCTGCTATCCTTTCGGCTCAATACGGATCACAGTCGGCAGCATTAGCAAACCGCAGTGGTGAAGATAAAGGGCCATACGATATAATTAACCAAAGAGGACAACAACGTGGCGATAACAAAGACAGAGATTGGTACAACTTTTTGGGTATATCGCTTTCATATACAATTAATCTGCATAAAGTAAAGTGTTATCAGTTTTAA
- a CDS encoding PorT family protein has protein sequence MMKIKNLLLVAILALSTMSVTAQDREWGGFLGLSTYNGDLAQSPIPLRGTRPAIGGFYRYNFNSHWALKTGLNFGYIASYDDYSGKGTNRENRNLSFHSPLAELSVVGEYNFMKYVAGSRKFKSTPYVFAGLAAFYYNPQTYLNGTKYALRTMKTEQGKMDGAYSPLGIAIPIGIGYKFSIGRKQLWNLGIEIGYRKTFTDYLDDVSDRAPDNFASLTPEEQALAYRGIVPSNDPSKGWPSKWPRGNADNNDAYFFYGITLSKTIRKFECRF, from the coding sequence ATGATGAAGATTAAAAATTTGCTACTGGTTGCCATTTTAGCACTCTCTACAATGAGTGTAACTGCTCAAGATAGAGAGTGGGGAGGATTTTTAGGCCTTTCTACCTATAACGGTGATTTGGCCCAGTCACCCATACCCTTGAGGGGTACCCGTCCTGCGATAGGAGGGTTTTATCGCTATAACTTTAACAGCCACTGGGCTCTTAAAACAGGTTTAAACTTTGGCTACATTGCCAGCTATGATGATTATAGCGGTAAAGGTACCAATCGCGAAAACAGGAACCTTAGCTTTCACTCACCACTTGCTGAGCTTTCAGTAGTAGGAGAATATAACTTCATGAAGTACGTGGCCGGTTCACGCAAATTCAAATCAACTCCTTATGTGTTTGCAGGTTTGGCAGCATTTTACTACAATCCTCAAACTTACCTTAACGGTACTAAGTATGCACTACGTACTATGAAAACCGAACAAGGTAAAATGGATGGTGCTTATAGCCCACTTGGTATTGCAATACCAATCGGTATAGGTTACAAATTCAGCATAGGCCGCAAACAATTGTGGAACTTGGGTATCGAAATTGGTTACCGTAAAACATTCACTGATTATCTTGATGATGTTAGTGACAGGGCTCCTGATAACTTTGCTTCTTTAACTCCAGAAGAACAAGCACTAGCATACAGGGGTATTGTACCTTCAAACGATCCTTCAAAAGGATGGCCAAGCAAATGGCCTAGGGGTAATGCTGATAACAATGATGCATACTTCTTTTATGGTATAACTCTTAGCAAAACCATTCGTAAATTCGAATGTAGGTTTTAA